The DNA sequence TGTTGAGGTTTTTCTAACATGGTTAACAAACAAGGATGTTAGGATTATATTCAATGTCCTTCCAAAGATGAAGGCAATGGGAATTACCAAAAACTGAGTGATTTCTATAAGGAAGCTACTTCTTGTGATGTACCTCACTATTGCATTTGTGTTTTCCTGGGCAACGAGGGTCAGCAACTAGTTATTGGGCAAGCTTGGGCTGACTTACAAGGGGAGATAATCTTAAAGAATTTTAACCATGTGTTTGGGGTTGGAGCTGGTAGCTATGAAATGGGTGTACATGAAAATAATGTGCTGAGGTACTCTCAATCTTGAAGACAAGGTTCTTTGAAAGAGATGGCATTGTAACAACCCTAACTAACTTGGACTCAGCTCAATCCCATGGGCCACCCTTACTTATTACTGTACTTCTTTCTACCCATATTTTGGCTTTAGCTTATTTTATGGGCCTTTGGATTGTAACAGGTAGTGGGCTTAGGCCCGTAACATTAACTAGTTGCATGCAGATTTTAGTCTTATTGTCTTGTGTTTACTTTAGGCCAGACCCAATACGTGGATTATATGTAATGTGCAACTAGGCTCTGAGGAATcatctaaaatctgaaaataattgttttctaTTTTGCTCTCAACCTCTCTTCTATTGgatctaacaatttttttttatattttctctcatattttctagtTATCCAAACACTAGTCATCAGGTGTGTTACAATGGCACCTTCAAGACCAAACGAAATTGTCGTGTGTGGGCTGTGGTATGTTCAATCCAGTTGTGTTGCTTGAAATGAGGGTAGAGAAAGGGCTATGTTGAAGGGATGCCGGTGATAGAGGTGATACTGGTTTAGTCTGAGTTGAACTGACGATGATGGATGAGGATACTGTCGAGGGAGCTAATGGTGGCGATTGGTGTGGGGAAAGGAAAGGGAAATGTGAAATTTTTGATGCGTGGGAAAGAAACtgaagtggagagagagagagagagagagagagagagaggataaatGCATGGGAAAGAAACGAAGTGGAGAGAGGAGAAGTGGGTTTGGTGataaatattcattaaaaaataaaatgactgaGTGGTAGTTTACTTCATATTTGAAGAATGTTGtagatcaaaatatttgaagaataaCTGTAgatcaaaatcatctcaatatctaaaaaaatgtCTGCTTCCCACATGCATCCATGCTTGCCCACGTGTATAAGAGACATGTGAGATTACTAATATACCCTCTCCTATTTATACACCCCCAATTATCCATGTTagttacaaatctcaaatatacaAGTTATATGCAAGGCATTTGTAAAAAGGTGGATCatgttaataaataataatttttttttacacttttttaagatAAGAGTCACTAAAACTTATGCGAGACTTATCTATTTGgacttatacaaattatttctccttCAATATAGCCCATTAGTTTGGGAGCTCTAGGTCCCCACGTTCCTCCACCCCTCGTTTTCCTGAATTATAAGCATCTTTGGAGTTTTTAGAACTACATACTAAGGCGATTtcaaatatttgtaaataaaaaaaaaaacttgtaaataataataaacagatTGTAAACAGTAGTGCATTTCAATTTTCACTGACCAAATACAACCCTGATTCAGAGTGGGTTTGAGAAAGATATTTCACGTccatttcataatatttattgtatatttaatactaattataatgtctttagatttattttagagaaatactttGGATCCGAATTCGGGATCCAAAATGTGTCCCgaatgaaatttaatttaattttttttatcgaatgattaaaaaaatatttttaatgatattatgatttttttatttttttaaaaatatttatgatgattaaaaaaatacatgaaaaaaaaaatgaagaaaaaaaataatctattcaAGACATTTTAAAACCCGAATTCGAGACCTATAACAGTTCCCTTTATTTTATGTGTCGTCTCTCTAATTAATTCAAATCCTCTTGCTCATCATTGATAGCAAttgagttataaaaaaatattcataatttttaattatttaattgtatgTGTGAAcaatgagataataaataaatttagaaagagggttaaaatataatttttaaatataatttttgttttaaattttaaaaaaattaaattaatttttatattttatttaaaattttaataaaattataataattagatgaaaaaataaaaaatatttatatttaaatagtgttTGAATGAGATAAATTGTTTGAAGGCTTGTGAGACAAAATAAGgactcttcttttctttcttagaACCCTAACCACGTTGCAAGAAAAATTAAACCCCAACTTCCCCCCAAAATTTCAGTTACCCTCCAACCCACGCAcacagaatctctctctctctctctctctgacgcAGAGAATTTGTGGTGGCTTGCAACAAGTCCAATACATCATGGCCTTGTTGAACAAAACCCTCGGAACTCGAGAAGACGCTCGGACCTCCAAGGACGAGGATGACGAGCTGGAGCAGCTGGAGTCCGATGTGTTGGAAATGGCGCAAAAGATTCTCGATTACAGAGCCACTCTCCCGGATCAGCTCCGGACCACTCTCGCTTCGGTCCTCGCAGCTCAGAGGCCCGTTTTCCCTAATGGGTTGGAACCAGCCCCATCCGGAGGTCCTATTTCTGGTATATTTCGTGTTTTTCTAGGTTTTACTTTTTCcgtaattatatttatttagcaCGGTGGTACTCGGTCATGGTCTTGTTTGGTAGCAGAGAaaatgaatgagaaaaaaatgtgatgtttttatttttatctttacatGTTTTCTGCTATTcccaaattaagaaaataaaatttttcggTGGGGTGATGTATTAGGCTCTAGGCTAATAGGCTCACGTGACTGCAATTGTGGCTCCCTTGGGTCGTATAATGAAAGTCTGAAAATcgtaaaagaaaaagttttgtgaaaacaattcaaaatttcccGTCTTGGCATATTTTCTATGGTACAAAAATGGGGAATTTTCAGCCTTTTCTTTTGTAGTCATAAATgggaaataatgataaaaaaaggttTAGTTCGAAAATAACATGattgattaatattaaaatttaaggaaaaaaaattacttaacaaaaaaacaaattgaggaaCACAATATTATGGATGATACAATCAATTGGGTTTTGTTTGCAGCATCAAAAACTTGGTGCAAGTGAAAATGATGCTTTAGTTCAAATCAGCTggtttacctatcaaaaaagaTCAACTCAGTTGGTTGAAGGCTTTAACTGTAGAGGTCGAGTAGGGTTGATTGATTGTGTAGCTCAGCCAATGATTGTCCGTCTTTGAAACAAAGAGGCCTGGTTAGCCATTAGCCACCAGAAAATATAACTGTAGACGTTCACTGGGAGAAAGGAGATTAGAGGGATTATTTGTTTAGGGGATATGAAGTACCTATTAATTTCGGTTTAGGGAAGATGCTGGgtattttcatttgatttctTATTTAGTTGAGAATATTGGAATAAGGATGGAATGCGTGATAAATAGTTGGATGTGATGTAATCTGTATGAGGTGGAGAGGGTTGCAAGTGGAATTTGAAGCATTGATTCTGAAGGTGGAAATTCTAAAAGCAGCCAAGCTCACCTTCAAAAAGGGACTCCTTTTCTCGATCCTCCTACTAAATCCCATGCCTGCTTGGAACTCTGCTCATAAGAAATCAGATTTGAGAACGTGTGCAGATGTTATCTGTGGTAGCATAGAATGTAGCACTTGCAATTAGAATTACTAATAAcagttttttttcttgcttttttccTTTGCCTACTAAAATATTTCCTAAGCAAACTTCTTAAACTAGAATTGAACTTTAATCCGATGGTGTTTGCTTTTAAGGCTTCAGTGACTTTCTTATTGTTTAGTGTTCAGTTACTCCCTCTGGAGTGGTTTGAGACACTCACCTTGTATCTGTGATACAGATGCAGGACAGGTCAGTTCTAGTGAGGGGGAGCAACAGTTGGAAGGGAATCAAGAGGCTACTGAGAAAATACGGttgcttaaagaaaaaatttcaaacaatgTCTCAGCTATGCCTGTTGTTCTGAAGAGGATGAAAGAGTGTTTATCTAAGATTGACAAATTGGATTCTTACAATGGAATTGTGCATCCTGCATTCAAGAGGAAAGGGACTAGCTGACAATTTTATCATGCTTGCTTTATTTATATACCAGTTGATTTGAAGAGGAATGTCAAGGGGGTGTTCAAATGATTGACCACTTAATTTGCTAAATGGGGACATGGCATCCAGCGTTGGAAGTGATGGGGATATACTGCAAAGTGTTGTCTCCTACAATGGATTTCAGAGTTTCCCTTGTACTGTAATTACTCCAAAAAGGGATTGCTTTTCGGTCTGTGCCATATTGTGTTGATAATATCCACAGAGCTCCCCTTGCACCCATTGATTCATTACAAGAAATGAAGAGACGATGCTATATATTGTAggatgtttatatattttacactatccatttttctttcttctgttgCTTGCTTCTTAAATATATGATGAAAACTACATTgcatcctcaatggattagTAGTCAAATTACATTTCTTTTCCATTTAACCGTGGAAATTGTTGAATTGATTTTACAAATTTACAGCAGTTGGTTTGGATAGGGAAGCTGCCGTTTGACAACACTTTACAGCAGTTGGTTACCGAAAACCTAATATCGCTTAGGAACTGGCAAAATCAAATTGCAACCAAGTGTGAAGCTGAAATGAAGAGTATTTTCCCCTTCAGCATAGTGATCAATACAAAACACGAgggacatttttttaaagtataaacAAGATAATGTCGAATGTGTTCCAATGTGCCGCCAAATAGAGTAATATATCCAGAGTATCAAACAACAGTTAATTTAACCACTTACACATAGAATCAAAGTGCTAAACATTTACAGCTAATTACATCATCATCAGAAGTTAATTTCGGTATAGAAGAACTTATTATTACCCCACCAATATTCCCTACGTTGCCAACATCGACGATCACGGTGCTCAGCCCCTTTCCCACAACAAAAATGCTTTTCCCAACAGCAACTATCTGGCAGGGTGGTCTTGTAAGCAAAGGTGACAACCTACCAACTGGCACCCATTCCCTGGTTTCCTTCTGCCACATTATCAGCCTGGTTCCTGAACTCTGATCCAATACGTACAGAGTCCCATCCAAAACAACGGCCGGTCCCCGCCATCCCGACACCAAATCGGCATCTGCATGCTGCCACCTGCCACTTGATGGTTCATAAACCACTGCATGCACATCAGAAGTTACAGCAGAAGTGCCACTGCGAGTATAAATCCTCCTATCCATGACTATGGAATCTTCAATTTCAGGAATAATTTTTGGGTCTGGTTGAGACTTCCAATCATTTGTATGAGGGTCATAAATATCCACCGAATGTGGATTGCTTGAATTTGAATCTAACCCACCAATGGCATAGATTTTCTCATCTAAAACTTCACAAGCAAAATAACACCTGAATACATGAAACTTCAAAATGATTTCCAGTCTTCCACCGccagggaaaagaaaatgatcttTGAGGAAGAAACAAAGTTACAGGGAAACACATACTAGTGTACATGCATCATGCTTGACCATTGaattaacttaaaataaaaataaacttgatATTTAAACAATCTCTGACCAGAGTTTCATTGGGAGATAGCgattaaaagagtaatattcACCTAATCACTTCAATGCATACAGGGAAAAGAATTTCATCGTCCTCTTGAGGTCAATCAAACTCCACATGCCAAATCAGAGAGGGAAAAAGGCCAGATCCAACAAGCGGACATTgtattgtgagagagagagagatcgagatcaTAGATTGAATGCAAGGGCTTTTAAAAGTACTTTTCCgccaaccaagaaaaaaaatgcaagggCTTCCAAAATAGGACTTACAAAGGGAATTCTTGCCAACcctttttctttcccaaacTCATCAAGAAGATGTTGGAAAGCCCATTCAAGGAGGTTTTTTTTGGGAGGGTAGGTAACTGTGCCTTTTATTGTTACTACACCGCTCCCCAAATGTTTAAATCCAAGCAAACAAAACTTGAACCCAACTGCACAATATagattgaaaaaatctatttgtaagttgGTTTATTGACAAGGGAATCCCCTTTCTCCTTTCTCTAATAAAAAGAGTTCCGAACCTATCTTACTAATAATAAGAATGGGGCTGCTAGTTGTAGTGCAAAAGCGCCCCTATTGAATTCAGCACTTCATAAACAAGAGTCAACACACTCTTTAAACACCCAATTTTGAAAGTAAGATGCTGAAAATTGGATCATTTGTACTTCTGACccaaatgaaattcaaaaaagaaaatattattcttatatatgaCATGATGCAGAAAAAGATATAGCAATCAATCCTATTTTTCATGTCTCACTGTGTCAACAGGTTACAGCTAGCTAATgatattaacattttttataagtgaacaAATCTGTATTAAAAAAGCACCAAAGACACCCGATATCTTTAGGACAAAATTAATGTCACCGATCCAATGATATTAATCATGAGGAACAGAATCTTACGACTTCCACAGATTTCATAAAGAGTAGGCTTCCAGAAGGTTAAGCTCAATTGAATGTGAAGAACACAGCATTTACCAGTGTGCAGTGCAAGTGAGGAGTATTACCTTGCAGTTGACAATGGAGCTGCATCACTCCAGGAACTCATTGAAGCATCATAGCAGTAGACTTCATTGGTAGCATCTTCAGACCAACTACAGCCACCCAATAAGTATACTTTCTTTCCCAATACTTCAAAACCGATCCCTTTTCTCTTCAAGCTGCGAGGTGGAAGCCCTTCAATGGGTTTCCAGCATCTTCTTGATGAGTTGGGGTCCAACACATAACAGCAAGCCCGATCAAACTTGTCTCGACACAGTGCATAAACCCAAGTCTCATCGAGTTTATGCTTTCGGCGGTAAGAATGCCACTCTTCACTGCAAACTAGGTCTCTCCATCTTTTTGAGACACACTTGAGCAGTGTATGGTACTTTCGAGGAACTCTTGCTAGGCAGAGAAGAGCAATGTCATCTGAAAGTCCACATATAAGAGGAGGTT is a window from the Juglans regia cultivar Chandler chromosome 7, Walnut 2.0, whole genome shotgun sequence genome containing:
- the LOC109019621 gene encoding uncharacterized protein LOC109019621, with product MALLNKTLGTREDARTSKDEDDELEQLESDVLEMAQKILDYRATLPDQLRTTLASVLAAQRPVFPNGLEPAPSGGPISDAGQVSSSEGEQQLEGNQEATEKIRLLKEKISNNVSAMPVVLKRMKECLSKIDKLDSYNGIVHPAFKRKGTS
- the LOC109019620 gene encoding F-box/kelch-repeat protein SKIP4 encodes the protein MHSIAMEHLDSGSDSVSQVELTEPPLICGLSDDIALLCLARVPRKYHTLLKCVSKRWRDLVCSEEWHSYRRKHKLDETWVYALCRDKFDRACCYVLDPNSSRRCWKPIEGLPPRSLKRKGIGFEVLGKKVYLLGGCSWSEDATNEVYCYDASMSSWSDAAPLSTARCYFACEVLDEKIYAIGGLDSNSSNPHSVDIYDPHTNDWKSQPDPKIIPEIEDSIVMDRRIYTRSGTSAVTSDVHAVVYEPSSGRWQHADADLVSGWRGPAVVLDGTLYVLDQSSGTRLIMWQKETREWVPVGRLSPLLTRPPCQIVAVGKSIFVVGKGLSTVIVDVGNVGNIGGVIISSSIPKLTSDDDVISCKCLAL